GGCGGGCGGAATTCACGGCATCGACCTTAACCGGGAGGTCCCGGCGCAAACCCCTTAATAGCTGGGCAGGCTGGGGTCGACGGTCTTGACCCAGCTCAGCACGCCGCCGCCGACGTGCACGGCGTCGGCGAAGCCCGCGCTCTTGACGACCGCGAGCGCCTCGGCGGAGCGCGCACCGGACTTGCAGTGCAGCACGATCTTCTTGTCCTGCGGCAGCTTCTCCAGGGCGGAGCCATTGAGGAACTCGCCCTTCGGGATCAGCGTGGCGCCGGGAATCGAGACGATCTCGTACTCGTTGGGCTCGCGGACGTCCACGACGTAGATGTTCTCGCCGCGGTCCATCATGCCCTTGAGCTCCAGCGCGGTGATCGTGGAGCCGCTGGCGGCCTCGGCGGCCTCGTCGGAGATCGCGCCGCAGAACGCCTCGTAGTCCTCGAGCAGCTCGGTGACCGTCGGGTTCTTGCCGCACAGCACGCACTCGGGGTCCTTGCGGACCTTGACGTCGCGGTACTTCATCTCCAGGGCGTCGTAGATCATCAGGCGGCCGACCAGCGGGTCACCGATGCCGGTGAGCAGCTTGATGGCCTCGTTCACCTGGATCGAGCCGATCGAGGCGCACAGCACGCCGAGCACGCCGCCCTCGGCGCACGACGGCACCATGCCGGGAGGCGGGGGCTCCGGGTAGAGGCAGCGGTAGCAGGGGCCGTGCTCGGCCCAGAACACGCTCGCCTGGCCGTCGAAGCGGTAGATCGAACCCCAGACGTACGGCTTGCCGAGCAGCACCGCCGCGTCGTTCACCATGTAACGCGTGGCGAAGTTGTCCGTGCCGTCGACGATGAGGTCGTAGCCGGAGAAGATCTCCATCACGTTCTCGGTGGTCAGCGCCGTGTTGTGGATCACGACGTCGACCAGCGGGTTGATCTCGCGGACCGACGCCGCGGCGCTCTCGGCCTTCAGCCTGCCCACGTCGGACTGGCCGTGAATGATCTGGCGCTGCAGGTTGGACTCATCGACCACGTCGAAGTCGATGATGCCGAGGGTGCCGACGCCCGCCGCCGCGAGGTACATCAGCGCGGGCGAGCCCAGGCCCCCGGCGCCCACACACAGCACCTTGGCGTTCTTCAGCCGCTTCT
The nucleotide sequence above comes from Nonomuraea gerenzanensis. Encoded proteins:
- the moeZ gene encoding adenylyltransferase/sulfurtransferase MoeZ; translated protein: MSLPPLVEPADELTVDEVRRYSRHLIIPDVGMAGQKRLKNAKVLCVGAGGLGSPALMYLAAAGVGTLGIIDFDVVDESNLQRQIIHGQSDVGRLKAESAAASVREINPLVDVVIHNTALTTENVMEIFSGYDLIVDGTDNFATRYMVNDAAVLLGKPYVWGSIYRFDGQASVFWAEHGPCYRCLYPEPPPPGMVPSCAEGGVLGVLCASIGSIQVNEAIKLLTGIGDPLVGRLMIYDALEMKYRDVKVRKDPECVLCGKNPTVTELLEDYEAFCGAISDEAAEAASGSTITALELKGMMDRGENIYVVDVREPNEYEIVSIPGATLIPKGEFLNGSALEKLPQDKKIVLHCKSGARSAEALAVVKSAGFADAVHVGGGVLSWVKTVDPSLPSY